One part of the Glycine max cultivar Williams 82 chromosome 14, Glycine_max_v4.0, whole genome shotgun sequence genome encodes these proteins:
- the LOC100786913 gene encoding proteinaceous RNase P 1, chloroplastic/mitochondrial, which yields MMARLAPPFSIFRQSHYWRPLLSSHNAKRTLTAATNFSITSLARTPKSRDEGTTTIVKLSSKARRKAFYESPEGVLLRKLNECSKDGNVAQALCHYDEARKLGVLLNLDHYNKLLYLCSIESAAGFPNLGLKRGFEVFQQMLNDRVQPNEATFTNAARLAAANEDPDMAFELLKQMKNVAIAPKLRSYEPALFGFCKRGDAEKAYLVDADMVESGIVAEEPELSALLEVSVNAKKEDKVYDILHRLRSTLRQVSESTLGIVEDWFNSEYAAKIGKEKWDVKKVREGIAQGGGGWHGQGWLGSGRWKVANTQVNEDGVCPLCGEKLVSIDIDPKETENFAASLSKLACQKEAKANFVHFQTWLEQHGPFDAVVDGANVGLANGHNFSFSQLNTVVEQLRQISPSKRLPLIILHISRVRGGPAQNPKNMRLIENWKKNGALYATPQGSNDDWYWLYAAVSCKCLLLTNDEMRDHLFQLLGSNFFPRWKEKHQVRTSASTCGHSIIMPPRYSIVIQESANGSWHVPTVTTDDHEIPRKWLCATRSRKDSLHNLWTSSSKSDCT from the exons ATGATGGCGAGACTGGCTCCTCCTTTCAGTATCTTTAGACAATCCCATTACTGGCGCCCACTTCTCTCTTCTCACAACGCCAAACGCACCCTAACAGCTGCTACTAACTTCTCCATCACCTCATTAGCTCGAACGCCCAAATCACGAGACGAAGGAACAACCACCATCGTTAAGCTTTCGAGCAAAGCCAGAAGAAAAGCCTTCTATGAGTCTCCAGAAGGAGTCTTGTTGCGCAAGCTAAACGAGTGCTCGAAGGACGGAAATGTCGCTCAAGCGCTTTGCCACTACGATGAGGCTCGAAAATTGGGGGTTCTACTCAACCTCGATCACTACAACAAGTTGCTCTACCTGTGTTCCATTGAAAGTGCTGCTGGTTTTCCCAATTTGGGTCTCAAAAGGGGGTTTGAGGTTTTTCAGCAGATGTTGAATGACCGAGTTCAGCCCAATGAAGCCACTTTTACCAATGCTGCTAGGCTTGCTGCTGCCAATGAAGATCCTGACATGGCTTTTGAATTGCTGAAGCAGATGAAGAATGTTGCTATTGCTCCGAAGCTGAGATCGTATGAGCCGGCTTTATTTGGATTTTGCAAGAGGGGTGATGCAGAGAAGGCTTATCTAGTTGATGCTGACATGGTTGAGTCTGGGATTGTGGCGGAAGAGCCCGAGCTTTCTGCTCTTTTGGAAGTCAGTGTCAATGCCAAGAAGGAAGACAAGGTGTATGATATTTTGCATCGATTGCGCTCTACGTTGAGGCAGGTATCTGAATCAACTTTGGGGATAGTTGAGGACTGGTTTAACTCAGAGTATGCTGCAAAAATTGGGAAGGAGAAGTGGGATGTTAAGAAGGTGAGGGAAGGCATTGCGCAGGGAGGTGGAGGATGGCATGGACAAGGGTGGCTTGGGAGTGGGCGGTGGAAGGTGGCGAATACTCAGGTGAACGAGGATGGGGTGTGTCCCTTGTGCGGGGAGAAGCTTGTGAGCATTGATATTGATCCAAAAGAGACTGAAAATTTTGCTGCATCATTGTCTAAATTAGCTTGCCAAAAAGAAGCTAAGGCAAACTTTGTTCATTTTCAG ACATGGCTTGAGCAGCATGGTCCATTTGATGCTGTTGTTGATGGTGCCAATGTAGGCCTTGCCAATGGGCATAATTTCAGCTTTTCACAG CTTAATACTGTTGTTGAACAATTACGTCAAATAAGCCCTTCGAAGAGATTGCCACTTATAATTTTGCATATAAGTCGGGTACGTGGTGGTCCCGCTCAGAATCCAAAAAACATGAGACTTAtagaaaattggaaaaaaaacgGTGCTCTTTATGCTACACCTCAAGGTTCAAATGATGACTG GTATTGGTTATATGCTGCTGTTAGTTGTAAATGCTTACTGTTAACAAATGACGAGATGAGGGACCACTTGTTCCAACTATTGGGTTCTAATTTTTTCCCGAGATGGAAGGAAAAACATCAG GTTCGAACATCAGCATCAACATGTGGGCACTCCATAATTATGCCTCCCCGTTATTCAATAGTTATTCAG GAATCAGCCAATGGTAGTTGGCATGTGCCAACTGTAACTACTGATGATCATGAAATCCCAAGGAAATGGTTGTGTGCCACAAGATCCAGAAAAGATTCATTACATAATCTATGGACATCCTCCTCCAAGTCTGATTGCACATGA
- the LOC102667797 gene encoding protein MAIN-LIKE 1-like, with protein sequence MLRLGLSDIVTVQYPVANKVFVDALVEKKHQETSSFHLPVREMTITLDDVSCLMHLPMISRPFDHVPSIFSKEVMKFLLMTRLGILIEKKAIEVSIAGPKVGLAWLTDLYHQYVQLGSYVWVATTYLLHLVDSIIFADKSPTHVYIAYLLYLSNLDD encoded by the coding sequence ATGTTACGGTTAGGGTTATCAGACATAGTTACGGTGCAGTACCCTGTCGCAAACAAGGTCTTCGTGGATGCCCTTGTGGAGAAGAAACACCAGGAAACCTCGTCCTTCCACCTGCCTGTCAGAGAGATGACCATCACTCTGGATGATGTGTCATGTCTCATGCATCTTCCTATGATAAGTAGGCCTTTTGATCATGTCCCTTCCATCTTTAGTAAAGAGGTCATGAAGTTTCTGCTCATGACTCGCCTTGGCATTTTGATAGAGAAAAAGGCAATAGAAGTGAGCATTGCAGGTCCCAAGGTTGGGTTGGCTTGGCTGACAGACCTATATCACCAGTATGTCCAATTAGGATCATACGTGTGGGTTGCCACAACTTATCTTTTGCACTTGGTCGATAGTATAATATTTGCTGACAAGTCCCCAACTCATGTCTACATCGCCTACCTCCTCTACCTAAGCAACCTAGATGACTGA